In Lathyrus oleraceus cultivar Zhongwan6 chromosome 2, CAAS_Psat_ZW6_1.0, whole genome shotgun sequence, the DNA window aaggagaaattttaaattccgctgcgttatggatcgctcttctccttcacttTGACCATGAATacacataataataacaaaaaccctaaaagacttttgagtggactgttgttttgatcatgcccaattggacttaggatttaggcaacattcctttgctaatggacttggccaacGCCAATTTATTGAATAACCAAGAACTTacaagtttgaattcatctgatacatcattcaagatctctccagattcatctgcagCATTGATCATTGctaagttgttatgttgaacttgtgacttgtggaattcatctgctacataagctattttgaagaagatctctgaagtggataagcttggatgaggccatctttatttgatgcctttgctcttaAAGATTGATATgattatgcatttgtgtgttgcttaattctaaaaagtccaaggaaattttgggtttctattgacatacttgtctattggattgctcccatttggtcagatcttttcaactttaaacttttaaatttttgtgcatagggtaatttcttcatcttctccccatttctttaatttcaaaatctctccctccactttcaaatttttctttgtgtgaattatttttgttctaaactttgaccacttttgcaaaaggtagaaactttggccttacgttattgcattttcaaacttattttcttaaatcaaacttaactatatttgacttaaatCTTCAAAAAGTCCAAAAAAAGAAgtaactcattcaaatcattttaggcctaTGTGCCTTTCAAGCCAAATTTTTGTgaaaaccaacatactcactttgaaatttatagcacgaactacgaggttttgatccctcatttttatgttggtacgtaggcacaagtccgaaggtcttgtcaaacacaaaaatatagttaatgaattattttctcatccccccattctatttatttgtaaacatcacttcatacaaaatacatatgcacacaaaaagggctccctaggagtacctaggacactttggatgctaacaccttcgctctgtataaccaacccccttacctgtgatctctgacttttattagtttttatttgaaaacttcttactatttgggttttgttcgtactttttcccttttcccttggaaataataaaagagcggtgacgactcttgttaattgatatctagcttgtcaatagcttgatgttcatgaatttcccgctacatcATCCAATTACTATTCATCTATAATATTTTCATGTAAATAGAGGAAAAAAAGAAAGATCTATGCAAAGAAAGTGGTTCAATTCAATGATGTTTAATAGGGGTTTAGAATACATGTGTGGTTTAAGTAAATCAATAGATAGTTTTGGTCCTATTGAAAATAACGGTGTAAATAAAGACCCATCTAGTTTAACTGATATGGATAATAATATTGATAGCTagaagaaaaatagtgaaaattCTAGTTATAGTCATGTTGATTCTTTAGCAGATGTCAGCAACATAGATAATTTATTATCTCATAAAAAAAATTCAGTTAGGGATAGTAATAGCAATATATATGACATATATTATGCTTATGATACTAATGATATTAATATTACTAAATATAAATGGACTAATAGCATTAATCGTTGCATTGAGAGTTATCTTCGTTATTAAATCTGTGAGGATATTGACTTTAATAGTGACATTTGCGATAAGGTCCAAAGTACTATTATAATTTTAATAAGGAGCATAAATGATATATCAGATATAAATGATATATCAGATACAAATGATACAAAAGATACAAATGGGATATATCATCCATTTGATATATCCGATACAAATGATACAAATGAGATATACGATCCATTTTTTATATTAGATATAAATGATACAAATGATATATCAAATACAAATGATACAATTGGTACAAATGATATATCAGGtacaaatgatacaaatgataTATCTGATACAAATGATACAAATGGTACAAACGATATATCAGATATAAATGATACAAATGATATATCAGAtacaaatgatacaaatgataTATATGGTATATACGATCGAGATGATATATATGAGACTAATATAAAGGATATATGTGAGAGATATAGTGAGATATGTCGTAGAAATAGAGAGAAGAGTACTTTTGTTCCAATAGATTATAGAGATCCCAATTGTATGGAAAAATTAGCTCGTTTATGGGTTCAATGCCAAACTTGTTATGGACTAAATTTTAAGCAATTTTTCCGACCCAAAATGAATATTTGCGAACACTGTGGCGAGAATTTGAAAATGAGCAGTTCAGATAGAATCGACCTTTCGATTGATCGAGATACTTAGAATCCTATGGATGAAGACATGGTTTATGTGGATCCCATTAAATTTGATTCTATTAAAGAATTGGGTTCGGAAGAGGAATCTTCAAAAGATCGTTTGGATGAAGACATGGTTTCTGTGGATCCTATTAAATTGGATTCAATTAAAGAATTGGGTTCAGAAGAGGAATCTTTGAAT includes these proteins:
- the LOC127123219 gene encoding acetyl-coenzyme A carboxylase carboxyl transferase subunit beta, chloroplastic-like, producing the protein MNAHTLFGKLLKHEIKLNRLVDDKEGDKKKKKCIELKATNIKDIELEDKDCQSKIEKYMKLMFNKFKEFLSDICDKVQSTIIILIRSINDISDINDISDTNDTKDTNGIYHPFDISDTNDTNEIYDPFFILDINDTNDISNTNDTIGTNDISGTNDTNDISDTNDTNGTNDISDINDTNDISDTNDTNDIYGIYDRDDIYETNIKDICERYSEICRRNREKSTFVPIDYRDPNCMEKLARLWVQCQTCYGLNFKQFFRPKMNICEHCGENLKMSSSDRIDLSIDRDT